One Pyrus communis chromosome 4, drPyrComm1.1, whole genome shotgun sequence genomic region harbors:
- the LOC137732701 gene encoding uncharacterized protein yields the protein MASGGGSDMLKLEGSNSTNNPVLNLVVIQSDASVVPNTVKLNGSNYPLWSKVLEMHIAGRGRKGFVTGSTKEPAENSAEYETWETGNAIVKGWLINSMEPAIMGFFIHLRTAKEIWEEVARTYYDGSDISQIYELKVKLFRLRQEGWPVGVYYVDLKSVWQELDQRRPIKMECAVDLKTLREEIQIDRVYAFLAGLDDVFDKVRSDILRTQPLPSVEDVFSVVRREAQRHATMMGEITITEGCRPWP from the coding sequence ATGGCGTCAGGAGGAGGCAGTGACATGTTGAAGTTAGAGGGCAGTAACTCAACCAATAATCCAGTATTGAATCTGGTCGTTATTCAGAGTGATGCATCTGTTGTACCAAATACCGTGAAATTAAATGGATCAAATTATCCTCTTTGGTCCAAAGTTTTGGAGATGCACATCGCTGGACGCGGtaggaagggctttgtgactGGGAGTACCAAGGAGCCTGCTGAGAATAGTGCTGAGTATGAGACGTGGGAGACAGGGAATGCAATAGTAAAAGGGTGGTTGATCAATTCCATGGAACCTGCTATCATGGGATTTTTTATTCACCTGCGTACCGCTAAAGAAATTTGGGAAGAGGTGGCTCGGACCTATTATGATGGTTCAGACATTTCTCAGATTTATGAATTGAAGGTTAAATTGTTCAGACTTCGTCAAGAGGGTTGGCCAGTTGGCGTGTATTATGTTGATCTCAAGTCCGTTTGGCAGGAGTTAGATCAACGGAGACCAATCAAGATGGAATGTGCTGTGGATCTCAAGACACTTCGAGAAGAAATTCAGATTGATCGTGTGTATGCCTTTTTGGCGGGTTTGGATGATGTGTTTGATAAAGTGCGTAGTGATATTTTACGTACTCAGCCCCTACCATCTGTTGAGGATGTGTTTTCTGTTGTTCGGCGTGAAGCTCAACGACATGCTACTATGATGGGGGAAATAACAATCACGGAGGGTTGCCGTCCATGGCCATGA